The nucleotide sequence ATACGGCGGGGCCGATCCCAGGAAAGAATCCTGGGCGGAAGGAAAATAAAAAGAGGTAAGAATGAAAAAAAGAAGGCTTGGAAAAACCGGTATGGTGGTTTCCGAAATTTGTATGGGCACCATGACTTTCGGTTCCACTTGTGATGAAAAGGAAGCGCATCGTATTTTGGATAAGGCCTTCGATTCAGGTATAGATTTTTATGATACTGCGGAGATCTATCCTGTTCCTCCGGAAGCGGAGTACGTTCACGCCACTGAAAAAATTTTCGGCAATTGGCTGAAGACTAAAAAGAGAGAATCTATTCTGATCGCCACCAAGGTTTGTGGACCGGGTCATGGATGGTTTACTCCTCCTGTGAGAGAAGGTAAGACCGCATTAGATCGCAGAAATATCAAAGTTGCGATCGAAGGTAGTCTAAAAAGACTCGGAACCGATTATATAGATTTATACCAAACTCATTGGCCGGATCATGATTTCGGATACGAAGAAACCTTGGAAGCTTTGACCGAATTGATAGACGAAGGCAAAGTCAGATATATAGGAAGTAGCAACGAAACCGCCTGGGGAACCATGAAAAGCCTGGAAGTTTCCCGCACGAATAAAATTGCAAGGTACGAATCCATCCAAAATAATTTCAGCATTCTGAACAGAAGGTTCGAAGATGCTCTTTCCGATATTTGTAGAAGAGAGCAGATCAGCCTTCTTCCTTACTCTCCTTTAGCAGGAGGTGTTCTGACAGGAAAATACAACGGACCTACTCCACCCGAAAACGCAAGATTTACGCGTTATGCAAAACTTCCTACGGAAAGACAAAGAAGAATGGCGAATCGTTTTTTGAACGAAGGCACACTTGCTTCTACAAAAGATCTGATGGAAATCGCAAAGGAGGCAGGGATCAGCGTGACCACTCTTTCGGTTGCTTGGTCCAAACAACACGATTACGTGGCTTCTACCATTATCGGGGCCAACACTGTAGAACAATTGGAAGAAAGTTTAAAGGCCGCAAATTTGATCCTATCGGATGATATTTTAAAAAAGATAGACGAGGTCTCTAAAAAGATCCCTTATCCGATGGGATAATCAATCGCCTCTCCAAACTTCCTCTTCGGAGATGACTTCATGCTTTTCTCCGGCGAAATTAGGAAATGATTTAAAAAAACCTGTGATCAGATAAGGGATCACATCGAACATCGGCCCGGACCTACCTTCTCCTTCCACGTTTGCTTTTAAAAGTACGCTGGAAGGAAGTCCTCTATAACGTTTTCCGTCATAGATCACTATTTTAAAGATCACATCGTAAAAGTTTTCATAATAAGGGCTGGAACCTGAAATCCGAGAATTGCCGAAATTTCCCATAAATGCAAAAGGGGAATATCCTCCAGCACTCCCTAAAATAGGCACTGCGGCTAATCGGCTGGAAGTTCCGCCGTAAGAGTGGTATCTCATCCCTCTGGCGCTAGTCCATCCACCGAAGGCGCCCAGATCCGCTTTATGATCGATCACACTTCCTCTCGGAAAAATTAATATATCATAATGTACTAATTGGTCCGCTCTGGAAATATCCACTTCCCTATAACCCTTCTCCGCAAATTTTTCACGGATCAAGTCTTCGTTCTCGCGGATCAGAATAGGCGGCGCTTGGCCTAAAAACGGAAGAAACGCGTAGGTTTTTTCGTAGTAGCGGATATGATCTGATCTTTCCACCTCTACCTGGAATTTTACCTGGAGAGGAGAACAAAAATTGAATCCTAATAATAGCAAGAGGACCAGAACTCTCATAACATTATTTCGACCGGATCGAATTGGATTTTACTCCCAAATCGAATCGTTTTCATTTAAAATTCGGTAGTTTAGTTTGAAAATTTCAAAAGGACCTACAAACCTACCTAACGAATTCCGATCATTTGTTCCAGATCTTCCGTTTTTCCGAACAGCACTAGTATATCCCCTTCAGCCAATACAAGATTAGGAGAAGGAATACCTAAAACTTCTTCGTCTTTTCGGTCAGATTTTCTTCTGGTATTTTTAGGTCTTTTGACTGTGATCAGATTTAAGTTCCAATCTTCTCTGAGTTTGGCTCCTTGTACCGTTTTACCTTGCATATGTTTCGGGACCATGGCTTCCAAAATCCTATAATCTTGTCCAAGCAAGGTGACACCTTTTACACTGCTATTAGCAAGTTGTTCCGCCATAGAATGAGCCGCTTGTTCTTCCGGGTTGAATAAGTTCTCAATTCCTAACATTTGCAAAACTCTTTTATTCAGATCGGACTGATAACGGGCGAATATATTGATAGCTCCTATTTTTTTTAAAGCATCCGCTGTCACGATCAGATTTTCGAAATTATCCCCGATTGCCAATACGACAGCGTCCATTTCGTCCAAACCGTGTTCTTTCAATTCGGATTCGTCCGTGGAATCGATCGCTACACAGTAAGTCGAAAATTCTCTAATACGATCTATCTTGTTTTTATCCTGATCGACTGCGGTGACTTCTTGCCCGTCTTCGTATAATCTTTTTACGAGTTCGATCCCGAAATCTCCGAGGCCTATGACTGCGATCCTTTTCTTTCTCATTCGAACCTTCCTTTAACCGACCACGACATATTCTTCCGGATACCAATATCTTCTGGGTTTCCGTTTCGGAACAAAAGCCAATAATACGGTTAGCACTCCAACCCTTCCCACAAACATTACAAAACACAAAATTAGTTTTCCGGGATCCTCTAACTGAGAAGTGACCCCTCTAGAAAGACCGGTGGTCCCGTAAGCGGAAACTACTTCGAAACAAATATCTAGAAATGGTAAAGGTTTCTCGAAACAGACCAAAAAAAAGATACCTAAGAATATTATAAACATAGAAAGTACGATTGCAACGGAGGCTCTGGAAAGAGAATTTTCCGCGACGGTTCTTCCGAAAACATCCACTCTTTCCTTTCCGGTAAAAAATTGATAAAACTGTAAAACGGCAAGCGCCAATGTGGAAGTTTTGATCCCACCTCCTGTAGAATTTGGGGAAGCGCCCACCCACATCAGAAATAGGCTCACGAACACCATAGGTATTCCCATGGAGGAGATGTCCAAAGTATTAAATCCTGCAGTCCTTGCGGTAACCGAATAGAATAAAGAATGGAATGCCTGGTCGTACCAATATAAGTCCTTCAAACTGTAATTTTTTTCCAATACCCAGTAGGAAATCCAGCCAAAGAGTAATAGAATGACGGTCGTAATAAGGATAAGTTTAGAGCCCAAAGAAAAACGATGTCTAAAAGATTCTCCATCGAATCTGATTTTTTTCAAGAGTTGATTTACCGTGGGAAATCCTAAGCCTCCGAATACGATCAGGACCATTAATACGGAAAGTAATGAATAAGACCCCTTCAAATGGGGGTCCGCTAGTCCTTTAGGAAAAAGTGCAAACCCTGCATTACAAAATCCTGTTATAGAATGAAATACGGACTGAAAGATAAGTTCTCTTTGTGAAAATCCCAACTCTTTAGGAAATGTTAAATATAAAAAAACGGAACCTACCCCTTCTATCGCAAATGTCTGGTAAGCAACCTGTTTTAAGATGGAACCCGCTCTTCCAATGGTTTCTTGGCTAAATAGATCCTTAACGATCAGTTTTTCCGTAACGGAAACTTGTCCTTCTAAGACCAATGCGAAGAATACGGTCAAAGTCATCAGTCCCAAACCGCCTAACTGCACAAGCACCATCAAGATCACCTGTCCGGTCCCGGTCAGATCCTGAGAAACATCTATCGTACTAAGACCTGTGACACAAACCGCACTCACCGCAGTGAAAAAAAGATCCACTAATGGGATCGGTCTTGCTTCTGCTCTAGGAAGGCATAAGGCAGCGGTTCCTAAAAAGATCAAGATCGCAAAACTTGCTGTCATTACCAAGGAAGGAGAAATTTTTCCGAGAGAAAGTCTAGCTCTTCGTAAAAAGTGCGCAAACCCTCCGAATGCCAAAGTCAATTGGCTTAAGGATAAGAACAAGAGTACGACTTCTTCCGTTCTTTGTTGAGAAAGAATCGATTCAATCTTTTCCTCGAAGAAGAACTGTAAGATCACTATTAGGACAACAAAGGCCTCTATTTTATGAAACTTTAAATAATCGCGATACGGAGTTAACGTGAATATAAAACTCAAAAATTCATAGATTACCAAATACCAAACGATAGTTAGCGTAACTAAACGAAGTGGATGGACCCATTCAGGCGGATAATAAAATCCGTATAAAAAGATCAGTATAAAAAGAGAAATAATCCCTAAGACCCCGAATATAAACCGTAAGAAAGGTTTGATATTCTCTTCAAAAAAGAGCGAGACCCTTTCCCATTCGGAAACTATTCTTGTCCGTACATCGGGGTCTAAAAGAGGATTCATATTTTATCAGAAACGAGTGCTAAAAAATTCGAATTCCATTCTGTATTCCATATTTCTGGAATACAATCCGTATCCTGGGATCGTTTTAGGATGGATCGTTTCGGAAAGTTTATCCGGTACAGTCGGATTCGGAGTCGGGCTTTGCGGTTGGTTTTCCAATTTCATACGATCATAATCCCTTAGATCCAACCAAGCATTTGCCAATGCAAGAGTGGAAGCCACACCGAATACGATCCATCCTCCCTCGAATGTTTTTTGATACCCCGGATCTACGGCGGATAACGCACCATACGCTACACCGGCGGCGATCGGAAGTGTCATAAAAAATATGATCGAAAAACGACGAAGCCTGGATTCGGTATAAGGTTGAGGATCGTTCCCGAATTCTTCTAATTTTCTTTTGCGATCTCTTGCCTGCTCTTGTTGTCGTTGCAAAGCCTCGGTATTCACTTCTCCAGTGACCGGATTAAAGAGACCTTCGTCATTTCTACCTTGGACCGGGTTCGTAGTCCTTCTGGTACCTTGGCTCCCCGAAGAAATGGGCAAACCAGTTTGGAAAGGAACTTGCACATTTCTTGGATTTACCAAAGTAGGTTTATCCATTTTAGGAGGAAGAGAATATTCCCTAAATCCATCAGGAGATTTTTCATCCTTATAATTTCTTAAATTATAATCGTACGGATCCGAAAAATCGCTTTGGTTCTGAGCGAATATCGGAAAAGAAAACGCTAAGATAATACAAAGAGCAGCTAACTTGTTTAATAAAGAATAAGATCTCATCTTTAGAGCACTGCTCCCTGTTCGGATCTCATCCTTCCGGAAAGGACTTCGGATGTATATTGAAAAGAATTCTTTCTAACCTTTTCCAAAAGTCCGGAGTCCAATCCTAAACGTTCCGCCTTATCATATTCCTCTTTAATATTGGTCCCGAAAATCCCGGGATCGTCGGTAGAGATGGTAAATTTCAGATCGTTCTGAGCGAATCTGATTAACGGATGATGAGCCTTATCTCGTACCATTCCGATATACTCATTGGAACTAGGGCATGACTCGATGACCGCGTTTGTATTTTTGATCCGATCCATACAATACTCTTGAAAAACCTTTGTTTCAGAGACCAGGTTTTCAGTAACGGAAATTTCCACCTTCTCCTTATGTCGGATCGAATCCAATTCGGATTCCAACTTTTTTTTGGGTGGTAATTCTCCGTATTTGGAAATTTCTTCCCAATGATCCAATTGGAATTTGAGTGTGTCTTCTCTTTCGGACACCGGTTCTAAAACTTTTTTACCAAGATATGCATAGGGATCCAAACCGATTGCGATTGCATGCCCTAGTCTATGTGCCCCCCATTCAGCCGTTTCTACAACCCATCGAGACGCGGAAAGGAGAGTTTTATCCAAGAAAGATTCCCCTACATGATAAAGAACCGCAAGTGCTGTAGAAGTTTCCGCAATATTATCTTTTTGCACTTCTTTCAAAAATTCCCTTTTCCCTTTCGGGGGAAAACCTTCTTCAATATAACAAAAATCTAATCCGACTAGATACTTTTTGATGAGGGCGTCTTTCTCCATCATCTCTTTTAGTATTTCGTATTCTTTGAATATTTCTCCGTCCCTGTGCAAGGAAACTACTAAGCGGGATTTAGCCTTCCCTGAAAGTTCGGACTCCGCATCTTCAAAACCTTCGCAGGCAGCTAACGTTTTAGAATAAATTCCTTCATAGGTTTCGAGCGGGGAATACATGATACGATATTCTCCAAAAGTTACTCCTTCTTCGTATTGGTCCTTGCTTATATGTTTGGATACAAATTTGATCTCTTGAGGATCAAATTTAGAAAGTGCAATGATCAGGTTAAACTTTGCCTGGAATTCGGGAAAAGGACCTTGGTGATTGAATAAGTAGATCTTTTTAAAATCTTCCAAAGATTTATAATCTTCGAAGAATGTCGCAGCGTTAATGGACCTACCGTAAAGTTCCTGGAAAGGTTTCGTAAAAATTTCCCAACGAGGGGAAGGATTATTCAATCCGATCTGCCTAAGAAGTTCAGGTTTCAGACTACCGTATAAATGATTATGAAGATCTGCAAATCCTAGATTCGAGTCCATGTATCCTTCTACACTTTTAAGTCATCCTAACTCTATCGTTACCGGGATAAACCGTTTTTCATCGAAAAAATGTTGTTCGCACAACCCTCCTTTCAAAGCTGGAAACTACTTGGATCCTTTATATAAAAAAATTCTCAGACTCTATCGCCCAAGCAGATTAAACGTTAAAATCCTTTCCTTAGCGTTACCGGTTGTTTTCGGAATGCTTAGCCAATCCTTAGTTTGGATCACGGATACGGTTATGGTCGGATACTTAGGCCAAAATGCGATCGCGGCCATAGGCATAGGCGGGACCTGTTATTATACTCTTGTTGCATTCCTAATCGGATTTTCCATGGGAGTGCAGATCATAGTCGCAAGAAGATTTGGAGAAGGTAAAAAATCCGAAATCGGAAAAGTAGGAGTTTCTACACTTTATCTTTCCGTATTTTTAGGATGTATCCTATCCATATCCGGCCCTTGGGTTTCAGAAGAGCTTATGTTTTGGATCGGTCCAGAAAGAACGGTCAACGCGCTCGGAACGGAATATTTATACTTTAGATTTATAGGCAGCGGATTTTATTTTTTAGGATTCTGTTTTAGAGGATTTATGGACGGCCTTGGATTTACCAAGGCAGGATTTGTTTCGATGGCGGTAACTACTATCGCAAACATAATCTTTAATTGGATGCTGATCTACGGAAACCTAGGATTTTCTCCGATGGGGATCGGAGGAGCAGGCCTTGCATCTTCCATCGCTGGCCTAGCCGGGCTCTTAGTATTCCCTATATTCTTTTTTTATTATAAATTAGGAGAATATTTCGAAGGAGTAAACCTTCTCCCCAGCAAAGAACATTTGATCGAAATTTTCAAAGTAGGGCTCCCTCCCGGCTTTGAAGAAGGATTTGTCAATATTGCATTTGTGATCTTCTCCAAGATCCAAGGATTGATCTCGGTACTTGCGGTCGCAGCATCCAATGTTTTGTTTTCTACCTTAAGTTTTGCATTTTTACCCGGATACGCATTCGGAGTAGCCGCGACCACGATCTTAGGGCAAGCCATGGGAGCCAAAAAATATAAACTAGCATATCATTCGGCATTTCGTTCCGCATTTATTTCCGCGCATGTAATGGGATTCATCGGTTTATGTTTTATCTTCTTAGGAAAAACGATCGTGTATGCGATGACCAGGGACCAAGCCCTGGTGGAAGAATGTTATCC is from Leptospira sp. WS58.C1 and encodes:
- a CDS encoding MATE family efflux transporter — encoded protein: MDPLYKKILRLYRPSRLNVKILSLALPVVFGMLSQSLVWITDTVMVGYLGQNAIAAIGIGGTCYYTLVAFLIGFSMGVQIIVARRFGEGKKSEIGKVGVSTLYLSVFLGCILSISGPWVSEELMFWIGPERTVNALGTEYLYFRFIGSGFYFLGFCFRGFMDGLGFTKAGFVSMAVTTIANIIFNWMLIYGNLGFSPMGIGGAGLASSIAGLAGLLVFPIFFFYYKLGEYFEGVNLLPSKEHLIEIFKVGLPPGFEEGFVNIAFVIFSKIQGLISVLAVAASNVLFSTLSFAFLPGYAFGVAATTILGQAMGAKKYKLAYHSAFRSAFISAHVMGFIGLCFIFLGKTIVYAMTRDQALVEECYPVLLLLGIIQIGDAYHMVIGAALRGAGLQNYVFRIYILLTYVVMLPLSYLFGIVWKGGTLGIWAAIFVWIASLSLIFIYEFRKKNWVKGTV
- a CDS encoding potassium channel family protein; amino-acid sequence: MRKKRIAVIGLGDFGIELVKRLYEDGQEVTAVDQDKNKIDRIREFSTYCVAIDSTDESELKEHGLDEMDAVVLAIGDNFENLIVTADALKKIGAINIFARYQSDLNKRVLQMLGIENLFNPEEQAAHSMAEQLANSSVKGVTLLGQDYRILEAMVPKHMQGKTVQGAKLREDWNLNLITVKRPKNTRRKSDRKDEEVLGIPSPNLVLAEGDILVLFGKTEDLEQMIGIR
- a CDS encoding adenosine deaminase, producing MDSNLGFADLHNHLYGSLKPELLRQIGLNNPSPRWEIFTKPFQELYGRSINAATFFEDYKSLEDFKKIYLFNHQGPFPEFQAKFNLIIALSKFDPQEIKFVSKHISKDQYEEGVTFGEYRIMYSPLETYEGIYSKTLAACEGFEDAESELSGKAKSRLVVSLHRDGEIFKEYEILKEMMEKDALIKKYLVGLDFCYIEEGFPPKGKREFLKEVQKDNIAETSTALAVLYHVGESFLDKTLLSASRWVVETAEWGAHRLGHAIAIGLDPYAYLGKKVLEPVSEREDTLKFQLDHWEEISKYGELPPKKKLESELDSIRHKEKVEISVTENLVSETKVFQEYCMDRIKNTNAVIESCPSSNEYIGMVRDKAHHPLIRFAQNDLKFTISTDDPGIFGTNIKEEYDKAERLGLDSGLLEKVRKNSFQYTSEVLSGRMRSEQGAVL
- a CDS encoding aldo/keto reductase, with protein sequence MKKRRLGKTGMVVSEICMGTMTFGSTCDEKEAHRILDKAFDSGIDFYDTAEIYPVPPEAEYVHATEKIFGNWLKTKKRESILIATKVCGPGHGWFTPPVREGKTALDRRNIKVAIEGSLKRLGTDYIDLYQTHWPDHDFGYEETLEALTELIDEGKVRYIGSSNETAWGTMKSLEVSRTNKIARYESIQNNFSILNRRFEDALSDICRREQISLLPYSPLAGGVLTGKYNGPTPPENARFTRYAKLPTERQRRMANRFLNEGTLASTKDLMEIAKEAGISVTTLSVAWSKQHDYVASTIIGANTVEQLEESLKAANLILSDDILKKIDEVSKKIPYPMG
- a CDS encoding TrkH family potassium uptake protein; this encodes MNPLLDPDVRTRIVSEWERVSLFFEENIKPFLRFIFGVLGIISLFILIFLYGFYYPPEWVHPLRLVTLTIVWYLVIYEFLSFIFTLTPYRDYLKFHKIEAFVVLIVILQFFFEEKIESILSQQRTEEVVLLFLSLSQLTLAFGGFAHFLRRARLSLGKISPSLVMTASFAILIFLGTAALCLPRAEARPIPLVDLFFTAVSAVCVTGLSTIDVSQDLTGTGQVILMVLVQLGGLGLMTLTVFFALVLEGQVSVTEKLIVKDLFSQETIGRAGSILKQVAYQTFAIEGVGSVFLYLTFPKELGFSQRELIFQSVFHSITGFCNAGFALFPKGLADPHLKGSYSLLSVLMVLIVFGGLGFPTVNQLLKKIRFDGESFRHRFSLGSKLILITTVILLLFGWISYWVLEKNYSLKDLYWYDQAFHSLFYSVTARTAGFNTLDISSMGIPMVFVSLFLMWVGASPNSTGGGIKTSTLALAVLQFYQFFTGKERVDVFGRTVAENSLSRASVAIVLSMFIIFLGIFFLVCFEKPLPFLDICFEVVSAYGTTGLSRGVTSQLEDPGKLILCFVMFVGRVGVLTVLLAFVPKRKPRRYWYPEEYVVVG